The genomic interval TTTTCATTTTTTCTTACTTCAGAAATTTCCCATGCAACAATTCAGGAAAGTAAAATAGCATTCAAACAGGTAATTCTCATCTCTTCTGGAATTGTGATTGTTGTTGGAATATTGGTTTGGTTTTTCATGAAATTGGACCCCAAAACAGAACAAGAACTAAAACTAGAACAAATAACCTTTTCTCAAATCAAACAAGTATTGCGTTTGCCTTCTGTATGGCTACTAATGATCATCATTTTATGTGCTTATGTAGGCTACAAAATAACGGATGTCTTTTCGTTATATGCACAAGATGTGATGCAATATAATCAAGTTCAATCGGCACAAATCGGCACATTTTTATTATTCATTCGTCCAATAATTGGTGTATTTATTGGCATATTAGCCGATCGTTGGAAAACTACTGCATTATTATTCGTGAGTTTTATCATTACATTTTTGGGAGCTCTTCTATTGGCATTCGGCTTGATTTCTGAATCTACTACTATTCTATTCTTAATCTCAATTTTGATTGTAGCAAGCGGTGTCTATGCAGCTCGTTGTTTATATTTTGCCGTCATGGAAAAAGGTCAGATTCCTTTGAAACTAACCGGAACTGCTGTGGGATTAATTTCACTCGTTGGATTTACTCCAGATATCTTTGCTGGACCCGCGATGGGGTTTCTATTAGAAAATTCAAAAGGCGCGAGTGGACATCAACATGTGTTTTGGATGCTCGCTCTTTTTTCTTTAATAGGTTGCGTGGCAGCTTGGCGGTATTTTAGGTTGTACAAAAAGAACGAATAATACCTCCCTCGCATTTCTCTGGAAACAAAACAAACACTCAGTAATAGAAGAGTGATTGTTTATTTTTAGGTATTCAAAAGAAAAAACCAACCAAAAACAAGATAAGTCCGCCAAAGATCATAATTGTTGTAACTAACAACATCCATTTTAAAAAGGAGATGACCAAATCATACCGTTCCTTGGTTTCGCTGTCCTGAATTTCCTGAAGAATCTTTCTAAATCGAAAAATAAATCGAATTACTGGGAAACTTTTTTTGGTTTCCCCTTCCTCTTCTTCTTTCTTATCACTTAATTCTTTTAAATGCGCAACAATCTTATAATAAGAAAACGCGAAAATGAGTGTGTTTAGACTCAAACCTACAATCATCAGTAAAATCCCTATTAATTGCCCTGTGTTTATTTCAATCTCCATAAGTACTTCTATCTAATGATTTATACTAAAAAACGAAGCTCAAAAAATGAACTATTCCAACATGTATTAAATGCCCGATTTCACATTCAGAAGGTAAAACATTTGTGACTAAGAAAATTCTATTTTTTGTTAAAAGAGCTGAATGGTATATCAACAACAAAGCGCAGAATTCGAAAATACAGTCGCCAAATAATCCTAAATGATTATCACAAGGCTTTTTCCATGAGATCCAATGTCTTAAATTTAAGAGATATGGCAACTTGCCAAAAACGAGCGATGAGACATTTCATCCATTAAATTTTGACCTATGAGAACAAAAAACGAATTCAAAGACAGACCAGATAAAGGAGAAGGAAGTGATCACGATTCGATGAAAACATTGTCCTCAACTACCCGAAAATTATCGCAAGAAGGTTATATCACTCAATTTAAAGCATTAAAAAACGGATTGGAATCACTGGAAACACATAAAATTTTTGTCCCCGATGAAGTAAAGATTATTAATTTTTACCGTTTTGAAGGAGAATCAGACCCCTCAGACAGCGCTATTCTATATGTTATTGAAACCAGCACAGGTGAAAAAGGAACCCTCACCGATGCTTACGGTGTTTACACCGATCAGAAGGTATCCGAGTTTGTGCAACAGGTTGAAGAAATTCATAAAGCAAAAACGAACCCGCCAATAGATGGCAGACCAGAGGATCAGGAGGCGGGATAAATGAATAGCAGGCTATATTACCGTATTATCAATCGTATAAAAGACCTCGTTAAGTTTGGATTTTAACAATCACTTTCGTAACTTGCGCAAAAATCACTTTCACTTATAACTAATCTGCGTAAAAGTCCCTTTGACACCTAGTTAAAGGTGAAATGTTCTATAATTAAAACGTTAGAGAGTTATGAAAAAATTATTCCTTTTAACCATTATCGCTATTAACATCACCCAAGTGACAGCTCAGGTGAAGATTGGGGACAATCCCAATGTGATTAATGCCAATTCCATGCTTGAACTTGAGAGTACCAACAAAGGTTTTCTACCTCCAAGAATTCCGCTCAACAGCCTTACAAGCACTGCTCCAATGACAGCTACAATTGCGGAAGGCACGATAGTCTACAGTGATGGTGGCACACTTCCTGACGGATACTACTATTGGAATTCCACAAGATGGGTATTGCTAAGTACTGCTCGTGACAACTATGTGCGTGTAAGATCTGCGGCAGACTTTCCTGCACCAGTGGCAGGCGTTATAACACTTGTGGCTGGTGTCGAATATGAGATCAATGGAACAATTACGTTAACGAACTCCATAAACTTGAATGGCTGCAGTATAAAGGGGGAAGACTCTGCGAATGACAAACTTGTCTATACTGGAGCGGGTTCAATGTTTACAGGTAATAAAACCGGAAACCTACGCTTCCTTACAATGACGGCTTCTTCTGGAAGCGTATTTAACATTGATGCATTGGCAACGGCTCAGAATATGATCGTACAGAACTGTTTCTTTTTGGGCTGCAATAGTATCGGAACGATTGCAGGAGTTGGTGGAACAGTTTTCTTTGCAACTGTGGCTTATTTCGTGAACACCAACGGTATTACTTTTCAGAACGACAACAATGTGGTAATGAACAATACCCTTTGGGATGTCTCTAACTCTAATATTTACGAACGTTTTATCGGTACTTTCAATGTAATCCAGTTACTTGGTGGCGACCGATTGACAACTTCCACAAACTCAGCAACAGCACTTCATATTAGTGGTATTACGAGTCTTAATTCAGGATCAGCCAAAGTGATCATGTTCGTTGGTACAGGAGCTTATGTAACAGGAACATTTACGAATGCCTGGGAGGTTGAAACAAGTGGGATAAGTACACAGAAAGACGACGTTGCTGGTGGAAATATGTACTTAACCACACCTGTAGCCACAACATTTGCACTTGCGAATACACCTGTAAAGGTTTTGGGCACAACTGCTTCGGCGAGTCTCTACCGCGCAACACACCCAACCAGTAACCGACTCACTTACACTGGAAGCAAAACACGCTCATTTTTTATTTCAAGTTCATTGAGCATCACGCAACCAAGCTCCAACCGTTATTTTTCATTCTATATAGCAAAGAACGGGGTGATTATCCCTGAATCGCGCCAAGATGTCAAAGTAGTAAACAGTACGGATCAGGTATCTCTAACAATTTCCTGTCGGGTAACACTGGCTCCAAATGACTACATTGAAGTGTGGGTAGAAAACCAGTCATCTACAACAAATATGACCGTCCAGACCATGAACCTATCGATGGAATAAAAAGCCGAATTATGAAAAAGATCATTATTATA from Fluviicola taffensis DSM 16823 carries:
- a CDS encoding MFS transporter gives rise to the protein MNPKKASWYFLVLLILAGESVFILPFVLSRVFRPIVLEAFDLDNIELGLCFAVYGIVALLSYLFGGPLADKFPPRKLIAVALWMTALGGFIYATFPGFNALKILYGYWGFTTIFLFWAPMIKATRVWGGATSQGKAFGFLDGGRGLVGALFGTMGVIVFSFFLTSEISHATIQESKIAFKQVILISSGIVIVVGILVWFFMKLDPKTEQELKLEQITFSQIKQVLRLPSVWLLMIIILCAYVGYKITDVFSLYAQDVMQYNQVQSAQIGTFLLFIRPIIGVFIGILADRWKTTALLFVSFIITFLGALLLAFGLISESTTILFLISILIVASGVYAARCLYFAVMEKGQIPLKLTGTAVGLISLVGFTPDIFAGPAMGFLLENSKGASGHQHVFWMLALFSLIGCVAAWRYFRLYKKNE